One Mycolicibacterium fortuitum subsp. fortuitum genomic window carries:
- a CDS encoding WhiB family transcriptional regulator, translated as MNASAPAANLVHRGEGEARIAWVSQARCRQADPDELFVRGAAQRKAAVICRHCPVILECGADALDNRVEFGVWGGMTERQRRALLKQHPEVISWAEFFAAQRKHHRSAV; from the coding sequence ATGAACGCTTCCGCCCCCGCCGCCAACTTGGTCCATCGAGGCGAGGGTGAAGCCCGGATCGCCTGGGTCTCACAGGCGAGATGTCGTCAGGCCGATCCGGATGAGCTTTTCGTCCGCGGCGCCGCCCAACGCAAAGCCGCTGTGATCTGCAGGCACTGCCCGGTGATCCTCGAATGCGGTGCCGACGCGCTGGATAACCGCGTCGAGTTCGGCGTCTGGGGCGGAATGACCGAACGTCAGCGCCGCGCCCTGCTCAAGCAGCACCCCGAAGTCATTTCCTGGGCCGAGTTCTTCGCCGCTCAGCGCAAGCATCACCGCAGCGCGGTCTGA
- the ponA2 gene encoding transglycosylase/D,D-transpeptidase PonA2, with protein sequence MPEPPTRPPAQPPQAVTIIKLAWCVLLASVLVATFMFPVVGGFGLMSNRASDVVANGSAALVDGEVPQVSTMVDAKGNTIAWLYSQRRFEVPSDQIANTMKLALVSIEDKRFAEHNGVDWQGTLTGLTGYMRGDADTRGGSTIEQQYVKNYQLLVIAQTDAERRAAIETTPARKLREIRMALTLDKTFTKPEILTRYLNLVSFGNGAFGVQDAAQTYFGINASELNWQQAALLAGMVQSTSALNPYTNPDGALARRNLVLDTMIDNIPQEADALRAAKQQPLGILPQPNELPRGCIAAGDRAFFCDYALEYLARAGLSKEQVAKGGYLIKTTLDPDVQGSVKSAIDSIARPDAPGIASVMSVIKPGKESHPVLAMASNRTYGLNTDAGETMQPQPFSLVGDGAGSIFKIFTTAAAMDMGMGINTQLPVPGFFQAKGLGSSDTPGCPKETWCVKNAGGYRGSMSVTDALATSPNTAFAKLISQIGVQRSVDMAVKLGLRSYALPGTARDYDPESNESLADFVKRQNIGSFTLGPIEVNALELSNVAATLASGGTWCPPNPIAQVLDRHGNEVSVTTETCDQAVPEGLANTLANAMSKDDQAGGTASGSAGSVGWDLPMSGKTGTTEAHRSSGFLGFTNQYAAANYIYDDSTSPGELCSFPLRQCGDGDLFGGNEPARTWFTALKPIANNFGPVVMPPTDPRYVDGGPGSVVPTVTGLDETAARQRLKEAGFQVADGSASVNSSSRAGTVVGTAPSGQTIPGSIITIQVSNGIPPAPPPPPIAFPLPGGPPPEIGQTVVEIPGLPPITVPVLGPPPPP encoded by the coding sequence ATGCCGGAGCCGCCGACTCGACCGCCCGCGCAGCCACCCCAAGCGGTCACCATCATCAAACTCGCCTGGTGCGTCCTGCTCGCGAGCGTGCTGGTGGCCACCTTCATGTTCCCCGTGGTGGGTGGATTCGGCCTGATGTCCAACCGGGCCTCCGACGTGGTGGCCAATGGTTCGGCCGCCCTGGTCGACGGTGAGGTCCCCCAGGTTTCGACGATGGTGGACGCCAAGGGCAACACCATCGCGTGGCTGTATTCGCAGCGCCGCTTCGAGGTTCCGAGCGATCAGATCGCCAACACCATGAAGCTCGCACTGGTCTCCATCGAGGACAAGCGTTTCGCCGAACACAACGGTGTGGACTGGCAGGGCACGCTGACCGGCCTCACCGGATATATGCGCGGCGACGCGGACACCCGCGGCGGCTCGACCATCGAGCAGCAGTACGTGAAGAACTACCAGCTGCTGGTGATCGCGCAGACCGACGCCGAGCGTCGCGCCGCGATCGAGACCACCCCGGCCCGCAAGCTGCGCGAGATCCGCATGGCCCTCACGCTGGACAAGACCTTCACCAAGCCCGAGATCCTGACCCGCTACCTGAACCTGGTCTCGTTCGGCAACGGCGCGTTCGGCGTTCAGGACGCCGCCCAGACCTACTTCGGCATCAACGCCTCCGAACTGAACTGGCAGCAGGCCGCCCTGCTGGCCGGCATGGTGCAGTCCACCAGCGCGCTGAACCCCTACACCAACCCCGACGGGGCCCTGGCCCGCCGGAACCTGGTGCTGGACACCATGATCGACAACATCCCGCAGGAGGCCGACGCGCTGCGCGCCGCCAAGCAGCAGCCGCTGGGCATCCTGCCGCAGCCCAACGAGCTGCCCCGGGGGTGTATCGCGGCAGGTGATCGCGCGTTCTTCTGCGACTACGCCCTGGAGTACCTGGCCCGCGCCGGGTTGTCCAAGGAGCAGGTGGCCAAGGGCGGCTATCTGATCAAGACCACGCTGGATCCCGATGTGCAGGGCTCGGTCAAGTCCGCGATCGACAGCATCGCCCGTCCGGACGCCCCCGGTATCGCCAGCGTGATGAGCGTGATCAAGCCGGGTAAGGAATCGCATCCGGTCCTGGCGATGGCCAGCAATCGCACCTACGGTCTCAATACCGACGCGGGCGAGACGATGCAGCCGCAGCCCTTCTCTCTTGTCGGCGACGGCGCCGGGTCCATCTTCAAGATCTTCACCACGGCAGCCGCCATGGACATGGGAATGGGTATCAACACCCAGCTGCCGGTGCCCGGCTTCTTCCAGGCCAAGGGTCTGGGTAGCAGCGACACCCCGGGATGCCCCAAGGAAACCTGGTGCGTGAAGAACGCCGGTGGTTACCGGGGTTCGATGAGCGTCACCGATGCCCTGGCCACCTCGCCCAACACCGCGTTCGCCAAGCTGATCTCGCAGATCGGCGTGCAGCGGTCGGTCGACATGGCGGTGAAGCTGGGGCTGCGCTCCTACGCCTTGCCCGGCACCGCCCGCGACTACGACCCGGAAAGCAACGAGAGCCTGGCCGATTTCGTCAAACGCCAGAACATCGGCTCGTTCACGCTGGGCCCCATCGAGGTCAACGCCCTCGAGTTGTCCAATGTGGCGGCCACCTTGGCCTCCGGCGGCACCTGGTGCCCGCCCAACCCGATCGCCCAGGTGCTGGATCGGCACGGCAACGAGGTGTCGGTGACCACCGAGACCTGCGATCAGGCGGTGCCCGAAGGGCTGGCCAACACGCTGGCCAACGCGATGAGCAAGGACGACCAGGCCGGCGGTACCGCGTCCGGGTCGGCCGGGTCGGTGGGTTGGGACCTGCCGATGTCGGGCAAGACGGGTACCACCGAGGCGCATCGCTCGTCGGGTTTCCTCGGCTTCACCAATCAGTACGCCGCGGCCAACTACATCTACGACGACTCCACCAGCCCGGGTGAGCTGTGCTCGTTCCCGCTGCGCCAGTGCGGGGACGGCGACCTCTTCGGCGGCAACGAGCCGGCCCGCACCTGGTTCACGGCGCTGAAGCCGATCGCCAACAACTTCGGCCCGGTGGTCATGCCGCCGACCGATCCGCGCTACGTGGACGGCGGCCCCGGCTCGGTGGTGCCGACGGTGACCGGACTGGACGAGACGGCCGCACGTCAGCGGCTCAAGGAGGCCGGATTCCAGGTGGCCGACGGCTCCGCCTCGGTCAACAGCAGCTCACGCGCCGGCACCGTCGTCGGCACCGCGCCCAGCGGACAGACGATCCCGGGTTCGATCATCACGATCCAGGTCAGTAACGGGATCCCGCCGGCCCCGCCGCCGCCTCCGATCGCGTTCCCGTTGCCGGGCGGTCCGCCACCGGAGATCGGCCAGACGGTGGTCGAGATCCCGGGCCTGCCGCCGATCACCGTTCCGGTGCTCGGGCCTCCACCACCCCCGTGA
- a CDS encoding metallophosphoesterase: MSVKKAAAVTAGSLVAGIGYASLIERNAFVLREATMPVLAPGSSPLRVLHLSDLHMRPNQRRKQAWLRDLARLEPDLVVNTGDNLAHPKAVPAVVQSLSELLSAPGLFVFGSNDYFAPRLKNPLNYITNPQHRTHGEPLPWQDLRAAFTERGWLDMTHIRRDVEVAGLHISVAGVDDPHLKRDRYDTIAGRANGAANLTLGLTHSPEPRVLDRFAADGYQLVLAGHTHGGQLCLPFYGAIVTNCELDRSRAKGASKWGSHMQLHVSAGIGTSPFAPVRFCCRPEATLLTLVAAPTGGGHAGIGAGQSSPAVSAR, from the coding sequence ATGTCAGTAAAGAAGGCAGCTGCCGTCACCGCCGGTTCTCTGGTTGCCGGTATCGGCTATGCGTCGCTCATCGAACGCAATGCGTTCGTGCTGCGCGAGGCGACCATGCCGGTACTGGCCCCGGGCTCCTCGCCTCTGCGGGTGCTGCACTTGTCCGATCTGCACATGCGCCCCAACCAGCGTCGTAAGCAGGCCTGGCTGCGCGATCTTGCGCGCCTCGAGCCCGATCTGGTCGTGAACACCGGCGACAACCTGGCCCACCCGAAGGCCGTGCCCGCCGTTGTGCAGTCACTGAGTGAGCTGCTGTCGGCTCCCGGCCTGTTCGTGTTCGGCAGCAACGACTATTTCGCACCGCGGCTGAAGAACCCGCTGAACTACATCACCAATCCACAGCACCGGACGCACGGTGAGCCGCTGCCGTGGCAGGACCTGCGCGCGGCGTTCACCGAGCGCGGCTGGCTGGACATGACCCACATCCGGCGCGACGTCGAGGTGGCCGGGCTGCACATCTCGGTGGCCGGAGTCGACGACCCGCATCTCAAGCGGGACCGCTATGACACCATCGCGGGCCGGGCCAACGGCGCGGCCAACCTCACGCTGGGGCTGACCCACTCCCCCGAACCTCGCGTGCTGGACCGCTTCGCCGCCGACGGCTACCAGCTGGTGCTGGCCGGCCATACCCACGGCGGGCAGCTGTGTCTGCCGTTCTACGGGGCCATCGTGACCAACTGCGAGCTGGACCGGTCGCGGGCCAAGGGTGCGTCCAAGTGGGGATCGCACATGCAGTTGCACGTCTCGGCTGGCATCGGTACCTCGCCGTTCGCGCCGGTGCGGTTCTGCTGCCGTCCGGAGGCCACGCTGCTGACGCTTGTCGCAGCGCCCACCGGTGGCGGGCACGCCGGCATCGGGGCCGGGCAATCCAGCCCGGCCGTCTCGGCCCGGTGA
- a CDS encoding PLP-dependent cysteine synthase family protein, which produces MSRSGCTASHSRPRRWVDNAVRLIEADSKRSADTHLLRYPLPTKWRDEVDVALYLKDESTHITGSLKHRLARSLFLYGLCNGWIGEGTTIIEASSGSTAVSEAYFAALLGLPFIAVVPASTSGSKIALIEAQGGRCHFVSESSQVYAEAHRLAEETGGHYLDQFTNAERATDWRGNNNIAESIYEQMRLEPHPVPEWIVVGAGTGGTSATIGRYIRYRRHATQLCVVDPENSAFFPGYAQGRDDVVTGASSRIEGIGRPRVEPSFLPGVVDRMIAVPDSGSVAAAHHAGRVLGRRVGPSTGTNLWGAFQLLAEMIAHGRSGSVVTLLADSGDRYADTYFDADWLRAQGLDTSESEAVLSEFERSGSWS; this is translated from the coding sequence GTGAGCCGGTCAGGCTGCACTGCGTCGCACTCCCGGCCACGCCGTTGGGTCGACAACGCGGTGCGGCTGATCGAGGCTGATTCCAAACGCAGCGCCGACACTCACCTGCTGCGTTATCCGTTGCCCACCAAGTGGCGCGATGAAGTGGACGTCGCGCTGTATCTGAAGGACGAGTCCACCCACATCACCGGCAGCCTCAAGCACCGGCTGGCGCGTTCCCTGTTCCTGTACGGATTGTGCAACGGCTGGATCGGGGAGGGCACCACGATCATCGAGGCGTCTTCGGGGTCGACGGCGGTGTCCGAGGCCTATTTCGCGGCGTTGCTGGGGCTGCCGTTCATCGCGGTGGTACCCGCATCGACCAGCGGTTCGAAGATCGCACTGATCGAAGCCCAGGGCGGCCGTTGTCATTTCGTCAGCGAGTCGTCGCAGGTGTACGCCGAGGCGCACCGGTTGGCCGAGGAGACCGGCGGGCACTATCTGGACCAGTTCACCAACGCCGAACGGGCCACCGACTGGCGGGGTAACAACAACATCGCCGAGTCGATCTATGAGCAGATGCGCCTGGAGCCGCATCCGGTTCCGGAGTGGATCGTGGTGGGCGCAGGCACAGGCGGCACGAGCGCGACCATCGGCCGCTACATCCGCTACCGCAGGCATGCCACGCAGTTGTGTGTCGTCGACCCGGAGAATTCGGCGTTCTTCCCCGGCTATGCGCAGGGCCGCGACGACGTCGTCACGGGCGCGTCGTCGCGGATCGAGGGCATCGGCAGGCCGCGGGTGGAACCGTCGTTTCTGCCGGGGGTGGTCGATCGCATGATTGCCGTGCCCGACAGCGGGTCGGTGGCGGCCGCTCATCACGCCGGCCGGGTTCTCGGTCGCCGGGTCGGGCCGTCCACGGGCACCAATCTGTGGGGCGCGTTCCAGCTACTGGCCGAGATGATCGCGCACGGCCGCAGCGGGTCAGTGGTGACCCTGCTGGCCGACAGCGGTGACCGCTACGCGGATACCTACTTCGATGCGGATTGGCTCAGGGCCCAGGGGCTGGACACCTCGGAGTCCGAAGCGGTGCTCTCGGAGTTCGAACGCTCGGGCAGCTGGTCCTGA
- a CDS encoding serine/threonine-protein kinase, which produces MTAALAGRYELRGVLGRGGMAEVRDGWDTRLSRSVAIKLLYPALAADEATRKRFEDEARAAAALNHPNIVAVHDSGEDNGTPYIVMERLPGPTLAEEIAAGPLTSDRVRWVLADLLSALAAAHGAGILHRDIKPGNVLITTSGTAKLADFGIAKTAGTAHTHAGTVFGTPDYLSAQRITGQPASVSDDLYAVGVLGYEALTGRRPFARDHPIATMRAVVDEAPMPIGMLRPDADPALVHVLERAMARDPAYRFPDAASMRAALQAPASAPPATLMLPAPPPRRSRVRILLAGAAVAAAGVLGAILLIADPPPQRAPAVTPVTTSVEPTAPATPSIPTFRPTLPEDQGDWGDWNGNGQGRGNGNGNGNGKGHGKKGHQHE; this is translated from the coding sequence ATGACGGCGGCGCTCGCCGGCCGCTACGAGCTACGCGGCGTGCTCGGCCGCGGTGGCATGGCCGAGGTGCGCGACGGCTGGGATACCCGGTTGTCGCGTTCGGTCGCGATCAAACTGCTCTATCCGGCGCTGGCCGCCGACGAGGCGACGCGCAAGCGATTCGAGGACGAAGCCCGCGCCGCTGCCGCGCTCAACCATCCCAACATCGTCGCGGTGCACGACAGCGGTGAAGACAACGGGACGCCCTACATCGTGATGGAACGGCTTCCCGGGCCCACTCTGGCCGAGGAGATCGCGGCCGGGCCGTTGACATCCGACCGCGTGCGCTGGGTGCTGGCCGACCTGCTGAGTGCGCTGGCGGCCGCCCACGGCGCGGGCATCCTGCACCGCGACATCAAACCCGGCAATGTCCTGATCACCACGTCAGGCACGGCCAAGCTCGCCGACTTCGGTATCGCCAAGACCGCCGGGACCGCCCACACCCATGCCGGAACGGTGTTCGGTACGCCGGATTACCTCAGCGCGCAACGGATTACGGGGCAACCGGCGTCGGTATCGGACGATCTCTACGCCGTCGGAGTGCTCGGCTACGAAGCTCTGACGGGCCGACGGCCCTTCGCCAGAGACCACCCGATCGCCACCATGCGCGCGGTCGTCGACGAAGCCCCGATGCCGATCGGCATGCTGCGCCCCGATGCAGATCCTGCGCTGGTTCACGTGCTGGAGCGAGCGATGGCGCGCGATCCGGCATACCGCTTCCCCGATGCCGCCTCGATGCGGGCTGCGTTGCAGGCGCCGGCGTCTGCTCCTCCCGCGACCTTGATGCTGCCTGCCCCGCCACCGCGACGATCGCGGGTTCGGATCCTGCTCGCCGGGGCGGCCGTCGCTGCTGCGGGCGTCCTCGGGGCCATCCTGCTGATCGCTGACCCGCCGCCCCAGCGCGCACCGGCCGTCACGCCGGTGACCACCTCTGTCGAACCGACCGCGCCCGCCACGCCGAGCATTCCCACCTTCAGGCCCACGCTGCCCGAGGACCAAGGAGATTGGGGCGACTGGAACGGGAATGGCCAAGGTCGTGGCAATGGCAATGGCAATGGGAACGGCAAGGGGCACGGCAAGAAAGGCCATCAGCATGAGTGA
- a CDS encoding SRPBCC family protein translates to MPRFALEPADAAFFSTAPHVFTYQKHFAAPPDKVWESLVSDESLAAWGPSVNKVEWLTPRPFGVGTSREVTLAPGLVRVHETFFRWEEGRRYSFTVDHANIPSLRRFAEDYLIEPAGDGQTQFTWIVAIEPKPLFAIPFKGLAPVVKAAFGRLAADGRRYFARV, encoded by the coding sequence ATGCCCCGGTTCGCGCTGGAACCCGCCGACGCCGCCTTCTTCAGCACGGCGCCGCACGTCTTCACCTATCAGAAGCATTTCGCCGCCCCGCCCGACAAGGTCTGGGAGTCGCTGGTCTCCGATGAGTCCCTGGCCGCCTGGGGACCGTCGGTCAACAAGGTCGAGTGGTTGACGCCGCGGCCGTTCGGCGTCGGGACCTCGCGCGAGGTGACGCTGGCTCCCGGGTTGGTCCGGGTGCACGAGACGTTCTTCCGTTGGGAGGAGGGCCGGCGTTATTCGTTCACGGTCGACCACGCCAATATTCCGTCGTTGCGCCGGTTTGCCGAGGACTACCTGATCGAGCCTGCCGGTGACGGGCAGACGCAGTTCACCTGGATCGTGGCGATCGAGCCCAAGCCGTTGTTCGCCATTCCGTTCAAGGGCCTGGCGCCGGTGGTCAAGGCGGCGTTCGGGCGCCTGGCCGCCGACGGCCGGCGGTATTTCGCGCGAGTGTGA
- a CDS encoding acyl-CoA thioesterase, with product MAALSWIAELLQFDRDGDDFCIREPRRGATERLFGGLIAAQSLGVAGATVDGGRLPQSLHAYFVRGGRYDADVEFHVDRTRDGRAFATRHVTASQDGKVILEMIASFHQPEPGLDWSPDAVPALEFDAATPKLDVMDFGDKFDLRTMPSDTSEFALPPFWIRTQDELEEDPLIRACTLTFLSDLGPVPSALPPTVPLRSDLGFAASLDHSIWFHRPFLPHAWHRYELQSANHNDSRGLARGSLYDAAGALIASVSQEALWRIPV from the coding sequence ATGGCCGCGCTGAGCTGGATCGCCGAACTGCTGCAGTTCGATCGCGATGGTGATGACTTCTGCATTCGCGAACCGCGCAGAGGGGCGACCGAGCGGCTGTTCGGTGGGCTTATCGCCGCCCAATCGCTGGGCGTGGCCGGGGCCACGGTGGATGGTGGCAGGCTTCCGCAGTCGCTGCATGCCTACTTCGTCCGCGGCGGCCGCTACGACGCTGACGTCGAGTTCCATGTCGACCGCACCCGGGACGGACGCGCGTTCGCCACTCGACACGTCACCGCCAGCCAGGACGGCAAGGTGATCCTGGAGATGATCGCGTCCTTCCATCAGCCCGAACCCGGGCTGGACTGGTCCCCCGACGCCGTTCCCGCCCTGGAATTCGACGCAGCCACCCCCAAGCTCGACGTCATGGACTTCGGCGACAAGTTCGACCTGCGCACGATGCCCAGCGACACCTCCGAGTTCGCGCTTCCGCCGTTCTGGATCCGCACGCAGGACGAGCTGGAGGAGGACCCGTTGATCAGGGCCTGCACACTGACGTTCCTGTCCGATCTCGGCCCGGTCCCCTCCGCGCTTCCCCCGACCGTCCCGCTACGGTCCGATCTCGGCTTCGCGGCGAGCCTGGACCACTCGATCTGGTTCCACCGGCCGTTTCTTCCCCATGCCTGGCACCGCTACGAATTGCAGTCGGCCAACCACAACGATTCCCGTGGCCTGGCCCGCGGCTCGCTCTATGACGCCGCCGGCGCACTGATCGCGAGTGTCAGCCAGGAAGCGCTCTGGCGGATCCCGGTCTGA
- a CDS encoding hemerythrin domain-containing protein: protein MDALTFLRQDHKSVLGMLEVLDGAPTGPGAQESGLATMVTNLVIAESQHEAIEEQLFWPMVRDVLDNGDELADEAIEQEEAGKELLQRLENGAPGEPEYHDALREFVKIGREHIEFEEEVVWPKFEAAVDVEEREKLGAKLEQAKKIAPTRPHPDTPSGQAAQKTMGTAAAVLDHVRDAATGRDEDNPPDPQIH, encoded by the coding sequence ATGGATGCACTGACATTTCTGCGTCAGGACCACAAGAGCGTGCTGGGCATGCTGGAAGTGCTCGACGGCGCGCCCACGGGCCCAGGGGCTCAGGAGAGCGGTTTGGCCACCATGGTGACAAACCTCGTCATCGCCGAATCCCAACACGAGGCCATCGAAGAGCAGTTGTTCTGGCCGATGGTGCGCGATGTGCTCGACAACGGCGACGAGCTGGCCGATGAAGCGATCGAGCAGGAGGAAGCCGGCAAGGAACTCTTGCAGCGGCTGGAGAACGGCGCACCCGGAGAACCGGAATATCACGATGCACTAAGAGAATTCGTGAAGATTGGCCGTGAGCACATCGAGTTCGAGGAGGAGGTCGTGTGGCCGAAGTTCGAGGCCGCCGTCGACGTCGAGGAGCGCGAGAAACTCGGCGCGAAACTGGAGCAGGCCAAGAAGATCGCTCCCACGCGTCCGCATCCCGACACACCATCCGGTCAGGCCGCGCAGAAGACGATGGGCACCGCGGCCGCCGTCCTCGACCATGTCCGTGACGCGGCGACCGGCCGCGACGAGGACAATCCGCCCGACCCGCAGATCCACTGA
- a CDS encoding manganese catalase family protein, whose product MFVHNKDLQFEVRVTEPDPRFATLLQEQFGGANGELKAAMQYFTQAFVLREKSPKMYDLFMDIATEELSHLEMVGSMITMLLDGLNDDLKIANERCDWMPAVGSADGRDEIVHSVAANPLYFALTGGGPDVSNSAGVPWSGAYVNSNGDPSVDLRSNLAAESRAKIVYEYLKQFTDDPGVQDTLTFLMTREVAHFQQFTAALNELPVNFPPGQLPGDDRFQNVAFNMSNGTGDARGPWNQGQGPWPEGMKWKYVNKPQEEWLGGKLRQNQGVKKNPEGSPAVDSEKPFTHEQHTAVR is encoded by the coding sequence ATGTTTGTTCACAACAAGGATCTGCAATTCGAGGTTCGCGTCACCGAACCCGACCCACGCTTCGCCACCCTGCTCCAGGAGCAGTTCGGCGGCGCCAACGGGGAATTGAAGGCCGCCATGCAGTACTTCACCCAGGCTTTCGTGCTCCGTGAGAAGAGCCCGAAGATGTACGACCTGTTCATGGACATCGCGACCGAGGAACTGTCGCATCTGGAGATGGTCGGTTCGATGATCACGATGCTGCTCGACGGGCTCAACGACGATCTCAAGATCGCCAACGAGCGCTGCGACTGGATGCCCGCGGTCGGAAGCGCGGACGGCCGAGACGAGATCGTGCACAGTGTGGCGGCCAACCCGCTGTACTTCGCCCTGACCGGCGGTGGGCCCGATGTCAGCAACTCCGCCGGGGTGCCGTGGAGTGGCGCCTATGTCAACTCGAATGGGGATCCGTCCGTTGATCTGCGCAGCAATCTGGCCGCCGAATCGCGAGCCAAGATCGTCTACGAATATCTCAAGCAGTTCACCGACGATCCGGGTGTACAGGACACCTTGACCTTCCTGATGACCCGCGAGGTGGCCCACTTCCAGCAGTTCACCGCGGCGCTCAACGAGCTACCGGTGAACTTCCCGCCAGGGCAACTGCCAGGTGACGACCGATTCCAGAACGTCGCCTTCAACATGTCCAATGGCACGGGTGATGCGCGAGGTCCGTGGAATCAGGGGCAGGGCCCGTGGCCAGAGGGGATGAAGTGGAAGTACGTCAACAAGCCGCAGGAAGAATGGCTCGGCGGCAAGCTGCGCCAGAATCAGGGCGTCAAGAAGAACCCTGAGGGCAGTCCCGCCGTCGACAGCGAAAAGCCGTTCACCCACGAACAGCACACCGCTGTCAGGTAA
- a CDS encoding GatB/YqeY domain-containing protein — MAELKDKLRADLTAAMKSQDKLRTATLRMVLAAIQSEEVSGKQARELSDTEVIAVLARESKKRGEAAEVYTQNGRGELAANEHAEARIIDEYLPTPLTDAELADVADTAIAQVAEQIGERPGMRQMGQVMKAATAIAAGKADGARLSAAVKARL, encoded by the coding sequence ATGGCCGAGCTCAAGGACAAGCTGCGCGCGGATCTGACTGCCGCGATGAAGTCGCAGGACAAGCTGCGTACCGCCACATTGCGCATGGTGCTGGCTGCGATCCAGAGCGAAGAGGTCTCCGGTAAGCAGGCAAGGGAACTGTCAGACACCGAGGTGATCGCGGTGTTGGCCCGCGAATCGAAGAAGCGCGGCGAGGCGGCCGAGGTCTACACCCAGAACGGTCGGGGTGAACTGGCGGCCAACGAGCATGCCGAGGCCAGGATCATCGACGAGTACCTGCCCACCCCGCTGACCGATGCCGAGTTGGCCGATGTCGCCGACACCGCCATCGCGCAGGTTGCCGAGCAGATCGGGGAACGGCCCGGGATGCGTCAGATGGGTCAGGTGATGAAGGCCGCCACGGCCATTGCCGCGGGCAAGGCCGACGGTGCGCGGCTTTCGGCGGCAGTCAAGGCGCGGCTCTAA
- a CDS encoding SIMPL domain-containing protein: MSTEIIVRGSFSAFRPPERATVHATLGYEGPKDDSAYERVVRDLDAVKSSVTALHEPHAGPVTWWSTGQVRTWANRPWNNEGKQLPLVHHASVDIQVKFSDFTALSRWVGGHVTDTGGFSLSRIEWALTTEHRDELVAQAHTRAVQDAVTKAQRYADALALGPVRPLVIGDAGMVCRPPEDSSSPPMMRAMAVRAASAPEIEFAPADIEVSVAVDAKFVAGDD; encoded by the coding sequence ATGTCGACCGAGATCATCGTGCGCGGCTCTTTTTCCGCTTTTCGGCCGCCCGAGCGTGCCACGGTCCATGCCACGCTCGGCTACGAGGGTCCGAAGGACGATTCGGCGTACGAGCGGGTGGTGCGCGACCTGGACGCCGTGAAATCCTCCGTGACCGCGCTGCACGAGCCTCACGCCGGGCCGGTCACCTGGTGGTCCACTGGCCAGGTCCGTACCTGGGCCAACCGGCCCTGGAACAACGAAGGCAAGCAACTGCCGCTCGTGCATCACGCCAGCGTGGACATCCAGGTCAAGTTCAGCGATTTCACCGCGCTGTCACGGTGGGTCGGCGGGCATGTCACCGACACCGGTGGGTTCTCGCTGTCGCGGATCGAATGGGCGCTGACCACCGAGCATCGCGACGAGCTGGTCGCCCAGGCCCACACCCGTGCCGTGCAGGACGCTGTGACCAAGGCCCAGCGCTATGCCGACGCACTGGCCCTCGGTCCGGTGCGCCCCCTGGTGATCGGTGACGCCGGGATGGTGTGCCGGCCACCAGAGGATTCGTCGTCCCCGCCGATGATGCGCGCCATGGCAGTGCGCGCAGCCTCGGCGCCCGAGATCGAGTTCGCGCCCGCCGATATCGAGGTCTCGGTCGCGGTCGACGCGAAATTCGTGGCGGGTGATGACTGA